AAATGGTTAGACGGGTATGATACAAAAGCTACTAGCATGTGGCAGCAGCTACGTTCCAAAATAAAACCCGGAGAAACCGCCTCCGTCTTTATCTATGAACATGGCAAGCATTTGTATGTCATGGGTACTACAGGTCTATCATCGGCACTTTATCATCCGCTGGGTTTTCAACCTGTACCCAAAATACAAGAAATCCTGGATTCAGGTTCAGGTTTTATTGAAATCTCGGAGGAAGCTTTGCCACTATATGCTGGTGATCGGATTTTCATGCTTTTATCAGCTAATGTGGAATCTAAACAAGCGACCGATAAACTAATGGACACCCCCTCGTGGAAAAACCTTCCAGCCGTTCGCGATGGATACGTATATCTGATAGAAGCAGAGATATGGAATTATGCGGATGCAATGACCAGAGAGTGGTTACTTGAATCTCTCCCCCAGCTCATCGTCTAGTTAGCCTAGCGCCCTTTCAGCCGTATTACAAAAAAACGAATTGGTCCTGCTAGCTAAGCAAATATTTTTCTATCAAGACATGAAAAAGCAGACAGACACTCCCTATTTGGACTTGTGTCTATCTGCTTTCTTTTTGAAAGATGATCACGATGTTTACTGCATAATTACCATACGAGCATGGCTGAAAATCCTCTTATCATACGTTGCGGTAATCATCATCATCCAATCCCAGTTGCTTGTTCTTTTCTTTAAAGCGAATATTGTGCGAAGAAACGTATGCTACTTTTGGCGCCTCAGGGTCTAGATATAGCTTCGCACTGTTCAAAGCAAGTGCCCCGTCCGTAAACGCTCCAGCAATTAATCGAACCTTACTATCATAATCGACAAAATCACCCGCAGCAAAAATACCAGGTATATTCGTTTCCAGCTTTCCATTCACAACGGCTAGCTCATCTTTCATTTCTAGCCCCCATTCGACGAGTGGACCATAATCACATTTTAGTCCATGATTAACAATCACAGCATCCACCTCGATGAGCTCAGTTTCGTCTGTTTCCATATGGGTGATCGTTACCTGTTCTATACTCTGTCCATTACTATGGAGCTGTGTTACAGCATAAGGTGTCCGTATATCTACAGAAGATTCTCTCATCATTGAGACGTTTTTCTCATGTCCGCCAAATTGATCTCGTCTGTGGACAATCGTTACTTTTTCAGCAATTGGTTCTAATTCATTAGCCCAGTCAACCGCAGAGTTACCACCACCTGAAATAAGCACTCGTTTGCCTCGGAACACCTCCAGCTCTTGAACGGTATAATGTAGGTTTGTGACTTCGTAACGATCAGCACCCTCAATCCCTAGCTTTTGCATGGTCAATATTCCGTACCCAATTGCTAAAATAATGGTTCGCGTATGGTGCTTCTCACCAGTTGCCGCAGTAAGAATAAATGTTCCATCTTCTTGTCGAGAAAGTCCTGTGATTTGTTGGCCTAGTACGATTGTTGGATCGAATGTTCTAGCCTGCTGTTCCAATTGTCCGATTAATTTTTCACATAGAATCGGGGTCACACCACCAACATCCCAGATCATTTTCTCTGGATAAATGAGCATCCGTCCCCCAAGCTCCGGCTTTGCCTCGATCAATTTCGTTTTTAGATCACGCATACCACTGTAAAAAGCGGTATACATGCCAGCCGGGCCACCCCCTATAATCGTCACATCAAATAGCTCTAGCTGTTCAGTCATATTCCTATCTCCAACTTTCTAATCATTTTCGTAATACACACAAGTAGAGAAACAAGCATGTAGCATCAATTAATAGAATTAGGTACCAAATTGTGCTTCATGCAATCTACTGTATATGCCTCCTACAGATAGTAGCTGTTGATGACTTCCCTGTTCTATAATTCCTTGGTCTGCTACTACAACGATTCGATCCGCATTTTTAATGGTTGCTAAGCGATGGGCAATCACAAGCGTAGTTCTTCCTTCTGACAGCTCGGTCAACGCCTGCTGAATAGCGACCTCTGTCTCCGTATCCAGTGCTGAAGTGGCTTCGTCAAGAATAAGAATTGGTGGATTTTTTATAAAAATTCGGGCAATAGAGAGCCTTTGCTTCTGTCCCCCTGACAGCTTAACGCCCCTCTCACCAATAACCGTATCCAATCCATCTGGTTGAGCAAGAATAAATTCATCCAGTCTTGCTCTTTTGACTGCCTCCCATATCTCATTCTCTGTAGCATGTAGCTTCCCGTAAAGAATATTTTCGCGGATTGTCCCCGAAAACAGGAATACGTCCTGCTGTACAATCCCGATCTGTCTTCGCAAGGATTCCTGTTTCAACTCACGAATGTCCACATTATCAATCATAATTTTTCCAGCTTGTACTTCATAAAAACGCGGAAGCAGGCTGCACAAAGTCGTTTTACCCGCCCCAGATGGACCCACAAAGGCCACTGTTTCTCCCTTGTTAATCGTTAACTGAACGTTATTTAGTACCTTCGTTTCATTCTCATATCCAAATGAAACATTTTCAAAACGAATTGCCTTTGTAAATACCCCCATTTCAACTGCATGAGGTGCATCCGCAATGTCTGGTTCTGTATCTAGTAATTCCACATACCGTTTGAACCCGGCAAATCCTTGCGGGTAGCTCTCTATGATAGAGTTAATTTTCTCAATAGGTCGGAAAAAGACATTTGTTAATAGCAAGAAGCCGATAAACTCACCGTATGTAAGCTCATTATTAATGACGTACCACGTGCCGCACACCATCACAAAAACCGTTACAAAACGCATCATCATATAACTAATTGACCCATTTTTGGCAATAAGCTTATAGGAAACCAGCTTCGTTAAACGAAATCTACTATTATTTACTGCGAACTTCGTTTTCTCATGCTCCTCATTTGAAAAAGCCTTCACAACACGAATGCCACCAACATTATCCTCCACTCGCGCATTGAAATCTCCAATATCAGTAAATAATTGGTGAATGGCTTCGGTCATTTTTTTATTAAAGTAGACAACAAACCAAATAATCACAGGAATGACCACAAAGGTAAATACCGCAAGTTTCCAATGAATGAACAACATCAGTGTAAAGGAACCTGTCAAAGTCATCAGCGCTATGAATAAATCTTCTGGTCCATGATGAGCCATCTCACCAATTTGATTCATGTCGTTTGTTAATCTCGACATCAGATGACCTGTTTTGTTGTTATCAAAAAAGCGGAATGACAGCTTCTGTATATGATCGAATAGTTTCTTGCGCATATCAGTCTCAATGTTTATTCCCAGCATATGTCCCCAATAGTTGACAATATAAAGTAAAAATGTATTCAGGGCATAAATAAATAGTAAGCCAAGCGATGCCCATAAAATGATATCCCATTTCCCGCCTGGCAACAGATCGTCAACAAAATAATTAACAGCAAGTGGGAAACAAAGCTCCAATAGACCTGCAAAGACTGCGCAGCCAAAATCCAGCATAAACAATCTCTTGTAAGGAACATAATAGGCAAAGAAACGTTTTATCATGTTTTTCAATAAAGCCCCCTTTTTTGTATTTCCAACCAATGTATATAGACAGTCATGCTATGCTTTCGATCGTGCCAACAGATAGAGGAAATAGGGAGCACCAATAACAGCTACCACTATTCCAGTCGGAATTTCTGATGGCTGTAACATCCATCGACCAATCGTATCTGCCGTGATGACAAGCAATGCCCCAGCTAGAGCTGCCGTTGGGATCAATATTTGATGTCGTGGTCCAACCAATCGCCGTGCTAGATGCGGTCCAATTAGTCCTACAAAGCCAATTCCCCCACTAACTGCGACACAAGCGCCAGCAAGTCCAACTGCTGCTGCTATCAAAGCCAGTTGTTCTCTTGATACAGACACGCCAAGTCCGATGGCAGCCTGCTCTCCAAGATTTAGTACGTTCATGATTCGTGCCTTATAGTACACGTATGGTAGTAAGATCAAGATCCATGGAAGTAATGACAAAACAAAATTCCAATTGGTTCCCCATATACTCCCAGCTAACCATGTTGCTACAAATTGGTATTTCTCCGGGCTGATTTTAAGTGTCAAAACGATCATGGCAGCACTTATCCCTGCTGCAACAGCAATCCCGCTAAGTAAAAGTCTCGTTGGTGAAAGTCCCTCGTATCGTTTGTAGGCAAGTGAGTAGATAAGAGCTGCAGTCAAGCCTGCACCAATCAAAGCTAAAACAGGCAATAAAAAGATCGGTGCAGCTGCTGTTGTTGGATAAAAAGAAATGAATAGCATTACCATTAAACCAGCACCTGCATTTATACCGAGAATACCAGGATCAGCTAATGCGTTCCGGGAAATTCCCTGCATCACACAACCTGATACGGCTAAGCCAGCACCAATCAAGATTGAGATCACGATGCGTGGAAGGCGAAATTCAAACAAGATTAAATTCTGCTTGTCTGTACCTGCTCCAAACAGCGTTTGTAACAATTCCAGTGGAGACAATCGAATAAATCCCGTATTCATACTTAAAATAAAAGCAATGATAATCAGAATGCTAAATATAAATATCACCGTGAAGCCACGTTTTAATCTAAGCCGTTCTGTTTTCGTAGTCGTTACACTTTCCATAACCTACAGCTCCCTCCTTTCCTTACGTGCCAGATATAGAAAGAACGGAACACCTATGAGTGCTATTAATGCCCCAATCGGTGTCTCAAAGGGAGGGTTAATCATTCTGGCAGCTAAATCAGCGAAAACCACCAGTAAACTTCCAAGTATAGCTGAGCAGGGAATGATGTACCGATAATCGACCCCCACTACATAACGGGTTAAATGGGGGATAATAAGCCCCACAAAGCCTACTGCACCAACTACCGAAACCGCTGCACCGGCTAAAATTAAAACAAGAAGAGTCCCAACCAGCTTTACCAATAAGGTTTTCTGACCAAGTCCTCTTGCGATGTCCTCACCAAGACTAAGCATGGTAATCGAACGAGATAAAGCAATCGCTCCTATGATCGAAACAGCAATCCAAGGAAACATGATCTGAAGCTGAATCCACTTCGTCCCTGCCACGCCCCCAGCATACCAAAATGCTAAATCCTGACCGATGCGAAAATAAAGGGCTATTCCTTCGCTTAGTGCTGATAATAAAGCACTCAGTGCTGCACCGGCTAACACGAGACGAACTGGTGTTAATCCGCCTTTAGCCAGCGAGCCAATTCCGTATACCATTCCTGCTCCTACACCTGCACCAAGAAACGACCACAAGATCAAATACATAAATGGCAGTCCTGGAAAAAAGGCAAAACAAAGTGCCAGAGCAAAACCAGCTCCGGCATTTATTCCTAGCAAGCCGGAATCTGCTAACGGATTTCGGGTCATTCCTTGCATAATTGCTCCTGCAACAGCAAAACAAGCCCCAACCATAGCTCCTCCAAGAACACGTGGTAAGCGAAGCTCTTGTATAATTTGGTGTTGAGTACTATCTGGATTAAATGAGAAAATAGCTTCCCAGACAACAAGGAAATGAATATCGGCTGCCCCAAAGGAAACGGATAAAATAATAGCTAGTACTAGCAAGCTAAGACCACCGATTACTATCAATGTCACTGCCCACGGACGAGAACTCACATTGATGTTATGGATGTCTGTAACTGCTACTTTACTTACATTGGCCTTTTGACTCATTCGTGCCACCTTTTCATCAATGTAATATGTAAGTTGTTCTGGTGTTTAGACAACTTCATGATCAAATGGTCTCTTCCACGTGATCATGTGAAAAAAAATCCCTCCTGATCTCACCATTTAATGAAAGTGATTCTCATTTTCACTTTAATGATTATAGATCACTGCCATCATTCATGACAATGGACAAACTGAAGGATTTTTTTGTACAAAATGAATAATTGATATCATGTCTCGGCAAAAAAAAGACTCGATCGTTCAAAACGACCAAGCCTTTTACTATCTATATTCTGATTATCAATCACCTAACATCTATCAATTTCACTCACAAGTTTACTCTTCTGTAAACAATCTCGAGCGTGTTAAGAATCGAACACCCTCTGGTCCCTCCAGCGAAAACATTCCTCCGCGTCCTGGAACCACATCAATAATCAGTTGGGTATGCTTCCAATATTCATACTGAGCTTCACTCATATAAAAAGGAGTATTGCCGATCTCTCCAAGCAGTACATCATGATCGCCAATTAACAATTCTCCCGCAGGATAACACATCGGAGAACTACCATCACAACAGCCCCCAGATTGATGAAACAGGAGGGGACCATATTTGGCTGTAAGCTTTTCAATTAAAGCGAGCGCTGCATCTGTTGCCAACACCTTTGGCTGTACCCCCATGTTATCCCCTCATCCCATGTTGTTTGGCTACTGCCTGTTTAAAAGAATCCTAATGCTTGATCACTATAGCTTACCAGAAGATTTTTTGTTTGCTGATAATGTGACAGCATCATTTTATGGTTTTCTCGCCCAATTCCAGATACTTTATAACCACCAAAGGCGGCATGTGCTGGATAAGCATGATAGCAGTTAGTCCATACACGTCCTGCTTCAATAGAACGTCCAAAGCGGTAGGCTTGATTGATATCCCTTGTCCATACACCTGCCCCTAGTCCATATAGCGTGTCGTTTGCGATAGACAAGGCTTCTTCTGGATCAGAGAACGTCGTCACGCTCACTACTGGGCCAAATATTTCTTCTTGGAAGATTCTCATTCGATTGTGTCCTTTAAACACAGTCGGCTTGACGTAATATCCTCCTTCCAATTCACCTCCCAGCTGATTTCGTTCTCCACCAATCAAGCACTCTGCCCCTTCAGCTTTTCCAATTTCTAAATAGGACAGGATTTTTTCAATTTGTTCGGATGAAGCCTGAGCACCAATCATGGTTTCTGTGTCCAGAGGATTCCCTTGTTTGATGGAGGCAACCCGTGCCAGTGCCTTCTCCATAAATTGATCATAGATGGATTCCTGAATAAGCGCACGGGATGGGCATGTGCATACCTCTCCTTGGTTGAGTGCAAACAAGACAAATCCTTCAATCGCCTTGTTTAAAAAGGCATCATCTTTCGCACATACATTTTCAAAGAATATATTTGGCGATTTACCACCTAGCTCCAATGTCACAGGAATAATATTTTGCGATGCATATTGCATGATAAGTCTTCCTGTAGTCGTTTCACCTGTAAAAGCAATTTTAGCAATACGATTACTCGATGCAAGCGGTTTACCTGCTTCTAACCCAAAACCATTGACCACATTAACTACCCCTGGAGGTAATAAATCACCGATTAGTTCCATGAGCACTAGGATTGAAACCGGTGTTTGTTCTGCTGGCTTCAGCACCACGCAATTACCGGCTGCAAGCGCTGGTGCTAGCTTCCACGTAGCCATTAACAACGGGAAGTTCCACGGTATAATTTGCCCAACGACGCCAAGTGGCTCATGAAAATGATAGGCAACTGTATCCTGATCAATTTGACTAATTGAACTTTCCTGCGAGCGTAAACAACCTGCGAAATAACGGAAGTGATCAACCGCAAGTGGAATATCCGCTGCTAGGGTTTCTCTCACAGGTTTTCCATTTTCCCATGTCTCAGCCACCGCAAGCATCTCTAGGTTAGCTTCAATTCGATCGGCAATTCTATTTAGGATCGTTGCGCGTTCCGCTGGGGAAGTCCTGCCCCACGCATCTTTGGCTTCATGAGCTGCATCAAGTGCCAGTTCAACATCCTCGGCACTTGATCTGGCTATTTCACAAAATGTTTTTCCAGTAATCGGAGTAACATTATCAAAATATTCTCCATGAATAGGTGCTACCCATTTACCACCAATATAATTGTCGTATCTAGTTTTAAACGTTACCTTGGCTCCTGATTGATTCGGATTTGCATAAATCATGGGAAAACCTCCTTCACATCCTACAAATAGGGTTGATAGTTTTACCTTATGCTCATTCTCTATAAATAGTATCGTAATTTTCAGAACTTTGTAAACAAAAACAGAGAGTTTGAGACTTTATTCGACAAAAAAGGGCTATCCCATAAACATGTGATAACCCTTTCGTTTCGTCTTTCCACCTATGTTTGTAAGAGCTTGCTTGCCAACTCTTCCATTTCTACAATTGTAATCTGCTCACAAAACTGATCCTTTTTTGTACACACGGCTATTTTATACATCTCGTCCACATGAAAAGCCCGACAATGATAACCAGTAGGCATTTGATCAGCGTATACCGTAGCTCTATTTGGGGACTTATACTGAATCGTAAAAGAATCAAGCGGTAAAGAAAGTCCCTTCCCCACTGCTTTAATATAGCTCTCTTTATACGCCCAATATCTAAAAAAACATTCTAGTTGATCAGCTTCAGGTAACAAGAATAAGTCTTGGCGCTCTTGTCAGAAAAAAATCGGTCAGCAATTTGTAAGTTAATTGGTTTGATTTGTTGGACATCAATACCAATTGGGTAAGCACTTAAAGCAGTCACTACCCAGCTAGCAGAATGCGATACATTAAATTCGCACGCACCCTCCCCCGTAACAAATGGCTTGCCATATGCATTTGTCTCATATCGAATCTCTTTCGGCAAAAGACGCATCCGTTGAGCCAATTGCACGCGCACCAGTACCTCCCAAGCAAGGAACGCCATTTATCCTCCGTTTTAAGATAGCGATTCACTTTTTCTTGACGGTCAAACGGAAGCAGAGAAAGCAACTCCCGATACAACTCTTCTGTATACGTATCGGGTACTTTTATCGCAAACACTTTCATGGCAATGTAGCTATCTCCTCTCCAGCTTTCTTACTTACAATCCGATACACTTCTTGTAGGACTCCAATCATCGCAGCTTCTTTTCGGACAGCAAATGCAGGTGGTCCCCAGATTAAAAGCAGTTGCTCAGGTAGAATATTCTCTTGCGCAAAAGAAATAGTCATCGCTGAAAAATGAGGGGCTGTCTGAAAAAAGGAGCCGTGGTCAACCGCTCTACGCAAAAACACTGCCCCCACTTCCTCATCGATACCTGTATCCAATAGTTCAGGTAAAGGGGATTGCTCTAGTAGGCTCGATTTTTCTTGGTGTACCACGCCTTCTCCCGCAAAGGGTACGCTTTCTGGCAACCACTGCTCCCGAAACCACCTATAATATCAGACGCTGTAGCCCAAGAAATGCTAAAAAAGACAAATGGGTCATCTTCCGCTTCCGCTAGCAGTTGATAATACAACGCGTATACATGTTTGCAATAACCAACCATATCGGGGCAACTACAATGAGCATTCCATTCCTCTAGCGAATCTGGAAGAACTTCTAATCCTTGATCAACTAGAGTAGTAGCGAGTTCTTCGGAAAATGTCCCGCCTAATAACTGAGCTGTAAAAGAGGAGATTGTCTAATCATATATAAAGCTTTATCGCGGCTTACATGCATCGATTTTTGGGCTAAGTGAGACCGTGTAATGTGCCTGATTCGCCCCTGTTACCTTTGCTTTTATGCCAGCATCAAAGGCTTCCCATTCTAGTACTCCGCCTTCTTTTGCTTTTGTACGTCCACGCTGATTCCGCTGTGCCCCACCCGCCTTTCGAATCAATTCTTTTTAAGCGGGCGACCCACTCAATCTGTACGCTCGATTTTTGCGGTTTCACAACAAATCATCCTCCTCTTGGGCAGATCAAATCCTCACGTAGCTCAAATAAGGAGTGTAACTCATTTGCAGATAACTCGGTAATCCACTGTTCCCAGAATGAATGACCTGTTCTGCCAATTCCCGTTTCGTTCCATCAGCTGATCAATGCGCTCCTCTAGCGTTCCCTGACAAATTAACCTGTGCACATGCACATTTTTCTTTTGACCGATGCGATATGCCCGATCGGTCGCCTGATTTTCGACCGGCAGGGTTCCACCAACGATCAAATGAATAACGTGATTTGCTCTGGTTAAGTTCAGACCGACACCGCCAGCTTTTAGTGACAAAATAAGATACGCGGTCCCATACCAGACTGGAAGCGATCTATCATATCATCACGCTCTTGTTTACTGACCCCTCCATGCAAGAAGAGAACTTCCTCTTGTAAAACCTCACGAAAATGCTTGGCAAGCATGTTTCCCATGTCTACATATTGCGTAAATAGTAACACGCCTCTTGTTGCTCCATTATATCGTGAACAAGTTCAGTCACACGCCGTACTTTTACCAGAACGACGATCTAAATGATCGGCAGACTGGTGTAAATAAAGGGCTGGATGGTCACAAATTTGTTTAAGATGAGTTTAAGTAGCAGGACATACCACGACGTTGCATTCCTTCTACCGAATTGATTTTTTGCATCATATGATTAACGGCTGCTTGATATAAGGTAGCCTGTTCCTCTGACAGTGTGCAATATGTTTTACTTTCGATTTTTTCTGGTAAATCCACAATAATGCTAGGATCTGTTTTTAAACGCCGCAAGATAAACGGTTTTTACCAATTTCCGTAGAGATTCCATACGTTCCTGCTCACGATATCTTTCAATAGGTAACGTGAATTGAGTGCGAAATTGCGTTAAGTTCCTAAGTAACCCGGGTTTAAAAAATGGAAGATCGACCAAAGCTCACTTAGCCGATTTTCAATTGGTGTACCTGTCATCGCAATTCGATGTTGAGCATGTATTTTCATGGCGCTTCTCGCCTGTTTACTTTTACTGTTTTTGATATTCTGAGCCTCATCTAACACCAAATAGGACCATTTGATTTCCATTAAATCATCTAAATCACGATTGACTAAGAATAAGAAGTAATCACAACATCATGTTCAGCTACTTTTGCTTGCAGGTCTTTTTGATGCAAGCGTTCTGGTCCATGGTGCGTATACACCCGTAGTGTTGGGGCAAATCTTTCAATTTCTTTACTCCAATTATTCATCAATGAGGTCGGGCACACGATTATAGCCGGTGCTGATAGCTTCTCTGCCATTAAAACTGTAATCATCTGTATCGTTTTTCCCAGCCCCATATCATCTGCCAAACAGACGCCAAAGCCTAATTTTGACATGAGCTGTAGCCATGCATACCCACGTTTTTGATAGGGGCGCAACACTCCTTGCAGACCCTGTGGGGTGTCAATATGGTCTAAATTCTGTTCTAGTCGTCCATGTAATAAATCATCAAGCGCTATAGGAAGTTCGAAATCAACAACGGGAATATCTTGCCATTCATCACTTGCTTCCATCTCGGCCATCAAATAGAGCATATCGTGAAGCGTGATTTCATCTTGCTCTGCTCGTTTTAAATATTGCAACATCCGCTTAACTGATTCTTGATTTACTTCTGTCCATTCCCCTCTTAATTGGATAAAGGGAGTTTAGAATCTGCAATTTTTTCTAACTCGGCCAAGCTTATTTCTTGGTCCCCCAAAGCTGCTTTAGCATCAAAACGGATGATTTCATGTTAAACCTAAACGATGAATTACAGCTGATGAATCCGCTGCGTAAAGGGAGTGATCCTGCATGACTCTAAGCTTTAAGCCTAACCGTTTGCGTCCACGCTTTAACCACCAAGAAGGTAATTGAACACCAACTCCTTCTGCTTGCAGGCGTGGGGCTATCTCTTGTAGAAAATGAAAAGCCTCGTGTACAGGCAACTGTATTTGTTCCACCAATCCTTGGCGCAGCACTGCTGCTAACGCTGGCATGTGTAAAGACGCACATCCCAATTGTTCCAACAAAAATTCTTGGGCTCTACCTAACCACTTTCCAAAAAGGCTACAGCCTCACCAGATCCCAACCAAATATCCTTAACTGAAATAAGACGAGAAGGTTCTGTCACAGGTTGTAGATACACATGCAATGTAAAAATAGACTCTCCTACTTCTAATTCGAGCTGTTGAGGAGGTTCCAGACGTAAGTACAGACGCATTGCATACTGCCCCACACAATCCCGTTTATTCCGTCCTTCTCCTTTTGTCCACATATCTACTTGCTGCTTAAAGCTTTGCAGCTCTTTCGTTGTTCCCTCAATGGGTTCCATAGCCCGAGTGAGTAATCCTCGTAGCCACTGTAAAGAGAAATCTCCCTTACCTTTGCTGAGCTGTTGACGTAACTCTTCGCTTTCCAAATCCAGCCAGTCAAGTACGGTAGTTTGTATTGCATTTTGTAAAAAATCCGATTGTATGTGGTGCGGATCTGTCATGATGTCGCTTCCACCTGTCTTTTGTGGGTCATACGCTCGACAGATGGCAGGCATAGTAAGCGCCAAAGTATGCGAAAATGTGCGCACTTCTTCCTTGGTCAGGTCTATATCCCAACTGGCGTCTGCCACTGCATAGCCGTACCGTTTTCCTTTACGTACCTGTACACCTGGTCGAATATTTGCATGCCATAGCATATGTAGGACAAATTGAGCTACTTTTTGGTAGTAGCGCAGGCTATCACCTTGAATAAAACCGCTATGCTGTAACATTGCTTCATCCGTCTGCCACAGGAATGGTAAAGCTTCCTTCATGGTAATACTTAGTCCATTAATCTGTTGTACCATCAATTTTGGTTTATTGGACGGGTAATACTCACCTTGATCAAACCAATATGGAACTTGAAAAGTACGGATGCCCACTTTTCCAGACTTCATCAATTTCATCTGTTGTTCGGTCGACAATTGTTCCATCCAATTACTGACGGGTACAATCTCGCCGCCGCGCAAACAGAAAAGAAAAAAGCATCTGGTAACCAGATACCGTGCAACGTCGTCATTGATGCCCTCCAGCTTTTAGTAAAAGGGTTAGCCTTAACCGGTTAACCCTCTTTTCTTTTTCATTACTCGCTGTACAATTTTTCGCGAAGTTGTTTGATCTCTTCGCTTTCCAGATATTCATCGTATGTCATCATTTTATCAATGATACCATTTGGTGTAATCTCAATTATCCGGTTGG
This is a stretch of genomic DNA from Brevibacillus laterosporus DSM 25. It encodes these proteins:
- a CDS encoding 4'-phosphopantetheinyl transferase family protein, whose protein sequence is MLPEADQLECFFRYWAYKESYIKAVGKGLSLPLDSFTIQYKSPNRATVYADQMPTGYHCRAFHVDEMYKIAVCTKKDQFCEQITIVEMEELASKLLQT
- a CDS encoding FecCD family ABC transporter permease, encoding MESVTTTKTERLRLKRGFTVIFIFSILIIIAFILSMNTGFIRLSPLELLQTLFGAGTDKQNLILFEFRLPRIVISILIGAGLAVSGCVMQGISRNALADPGILGINAGAGLMVMLFISFYPTTAAAPIFLLPVLALIGAGLTAALIYSLAYKRYEGLSPTRLLLSGIAVAAGISAAMIVLTLKISPEKYQFVATWLAGSIWGTNWNFVLSLLPWILILLPYVYYKARIMNVLNLGEQAAIGLGVSVSREQLALIAAAVGLAGACVAVSGGIGFVGLIGPHLARRLVGPRHQILIPTAALAGALLVITADTIGRWMLQPSEIPTGIVVAVIGAPYFLYLLARSKA
- the adh gene encoding aldehyde dehydrogenase, whose protein sequence is MIYANPNQSGAKVTFKTRYDNYIGGKWVAPIHGEYFDNVTPITGKTFCEIARSSAEDVELALDAAHEAKDAWGRTSPAERATILNRIADRIEANLEMLAVAETWENGKPVRETLAADIPLAVDHFRYFAGCLRSQESSISQIDQDTVAYHFHEPLGVVGQIIPWNFPLLMATWKLAPALAAGNCVVLKPAEQTPVSILVLMELIGDLLPPGVVNVVNGFGLEAGKPLASSNRIAKIAFTGETTTGRLIMQYASQNIIPVTLELGGKSPNIFFENVCAKDDAFLNKAIEGFVLFALNQGEVCTCPSRALIQESIYDQFMEKALARVASIKQGNPLDTETMIGAQASSEQIEKILSYLEIGKAEGAECLIGGERNQLGGELEGGYYVKPTVFKGHNRMRIFQEEIFGPVVSVTTFSDPEEALSIANDTLYGLGAGVWTRDINQAYRFGRSIEAGRVWTNCYHAYPAHAAFGGYKVSGIGRENHKMMLSHYQQTKNLLVSYSDQALGFF
- a CDS encoding C-terminal helicase domain-containing protein, which encodes MSLKAGGVGLNLTRANHVIHLIVGGTLPVENQATDRAYRIGQKKNVHVHRLICQGTLEERIDQLMERNGNWQNRSFILGTVDYRVICK
- a CDS encoding 4'-phosphopantetheinyl transferase family protein, which produces MRVQLAQRMRLLPKEIRYETNAYGKPFVTGEGACEFNVSHSASWVVTALSAYPIGIDVQQIKPINLQIADRFFSDKSAKTYSCYLKLIN
- a CDS encoding NAD(P)/FAD-dependent oxidoreductase, yielding MTEQLELFDVTIIGGGPAGMYTAFYSGMRDLKTKLIEAKPELGGRMLIYPEKMIWDVGGVTPILCEKLIGQLEQQARTFDPTIVLGQQITGLSRQEDGTFILTAATGEKHHTRTIILAIGYGILTMQKLGIEGADRYEVTNLHYTVQELEVFRGKRVLISGGGNSAVDWANELEPIAEKVTIVHRRDQFGGHEKNVSMMRESSVDIRTPYAVTQLHSNGQSIEQVTITHMETDETELIEVDAVIVNHGLKCDYGPLVEWGLEMKDELAVVNGKLETNIPGIFAAGDFVDYDSKVRLIAGAFTDGALALNSAKLYLDPEAPKVAYVSSHNIRFKEKNKQLGLDDDDYRNV
- a CDS encoding DUF779 domain-containing protein, which produces MGVQPKVLATDAALALIEKLTAKYGPLLFHQSGGCCDGSSPMCYPAGELLIGDHDVLLGEIGNTPFYMSEAQYEYWKHTQLIIDVVPGRGGMFSLEGPEGVRFLTRSRLFTEE
- a CDS encoding FecCD family ABC transporter permease yields the protein MSQKANVSKVAVTDIHNINVSSRPWAVTLIVIGGLSLLVLAIILSVSFGAADIHFLVVWEAIFSFNPDSTQHQIIQELRLPRVLGGAMVGACFAVAGAIMQGMTRNPLADSGLLGINAGAGFALALCFAFFPGLPFMYLILWSFLGAGVGAGMVYGIGSLAKGGLTPVRLVLAGAALSALLSALSEGIALYFRIGQDLAFWYAGGVAGTKWIQLQIMFPWIAVSIIGAIALSRSITMLSLGEDIARGLGQKTLLVKLVGTLLVLILAGAAVSVVGAVGFVGLIIPHLTRYVVGVDYRYIIPCSAILGSLLVVFADLAARMINPPFETPIGALIALIGVPFFLYLARKERREL
- a CDS encoding ABC transporter ATP-binding protein, whose translation is MIKRFFAYYVPYKRLFMLDFGCAVFAGLLELCFPLAVNYFVDDLLPGGKWDIILWASLGLLFIYALNTFLLYIVNYWGHMLGINIETDMRKKLFDHIQKLSFRFFDNNKTGHLMSRLTNDMNQIGEMAHHGPEDLFIALMTLTGSFTLMLFIHWKLAVFTFVVIPVIIWFVVYFNKKMTEAIHQLFTDIGDFNARVEDNVGGIRVVKAFSNEEHEKTKFAVNNSRFRLTKLVSYKLIAKNGSISYMMMRFVTVFVMVCGTWYVINNELTYGEFIGFLLLTNVFFRPIEKINSIIESYPQGFAGFKRYVELLDTEPDIADAPHAVEMGVFTKAIRFENVSFGYENETKVLNNVQLTINKGETVAFVGPSGAGKTTLCSLLPRFYEVQAGKIMIDNVDIRELKQESLRRQIGIVQQDVFLFSGTIRENILYGKLHATENEIWEAVKRARLDEFILAQPDGLDTVIGERGVKLSGGQKQRLSIARIFIKNPPILILDEATSALDTETEVAIQQALTELSEGRTTLVIAHRLATIKNADRIVVVADQGIIEQGSHQQLLSVGGIYSRLHEAQFGT